A window from Branchiostoma lanceolatum isolate klBraLanc5 chromosome 9, klBraLanc5.hap2, whole genome shotgun sequence encodes these proteins:
- the LOC136441312 gene encoding whirlin-like isoform X4 yields the protein MAAKRSDPMMHVETRSLGRRSLSSNVRRLHDHLNVSLDDPERQEFVQALNDYHYKRNVYDLVYNLRILLDTPEKRQLFSLLRKVIPKSDQALFDMHTSEAFLSKAPGIHRAASMPVASGRPLSRGSVELLNRPVSTISEPEMAPRKPLVPSSEPELKTKTYKKTNEPQTFATDSLQDVRKIVIKKPASSKEGMGFSIRGGWEHGVGIYVSCVDPDSLSEKEGLFVGDQILRVNDLNFEKMTHEEAAKIFRVGRKFVLLVRQVGRIPKSYVASQTYTWVDPQGRSISPPPEMDLSGKNPQDSVGRRSGMNLLKDSDERKVNLVVGEGSSLGLMIRGGKEFDLGIYITGVDPYSVAEEAGLKVGDQILDVNSVNFLSISHDEAVRILKTSKHMMMTIKDVGRLPYARTTYDRTQWLMGDQLSQHQVAVFKDNSSAANSTLPRRRKDTESKNRMWEQLRTSVIGLFSKPKRAPIAGAPVAASDDQSVRSKDTDDEQSSVFSRGMAPGSQVMLASSSTSVSHARRMIEEQARQLLSDNERGTMGYYLNEYERGNIDVDALVMALFELLDTHSKFSLLSEVRAVVAPRDIDRFDTLVLKQEVESMKGGRPSDSGFSPDRQSENSLSSTISSTNSVRTSSSARLKHDAEGSVEVLIGHINDDTQGLPDFNLDDYLDESVGPEISMEIPTPEEFEPPPPPSHAPPPRPDGKQKVQAEVHFNGAGANKSALKPGKDLGQQSSVSEDSGVDLTLNSNNGSKESVTISPNPVTIREVHEHAYDSGDDSTLRETSFQTANETPDSSFHSAAVETPPRLTNGREAPDTAPKFGRAPAQMTNGLQEEDVNQRRPEDDRHNDLPDRDRGQGSPTQWNERDRGQRSSPPVKPQQPPPPPPRMDMVNGTGTPRGDSPAESMVSSPSVNHPYLVTVPKVAPTLGIAIEGGANTRQPLPRIITIQPGGSADQSGALQVGHVILEVDGKSLQGLEHKDAARAIAQAFRTPAKDYVQFLVMLQDKS from the exons atggcggccaagcGGAGTGATCCCATGATGCACGTGGAGACGCGCAGCCTGGGTCGTAGGTCGTTGTCGAGTAACGTGCGTCGTCTCCACGACCACCTGAACGTTTCGCTGGACGATCCCGAACGCCAGGAGTTCGTGCAGGCGTTGAACGATTACCACTACAAGCGGAACGTTTACGACCTTGTTTATAACCTCCGCATTCTGCTCGACACGCCCGAGAAGCGACAGCTCTTCTCGCTGCTGCGGAAGGTGATTCCGAAGTCCGACCAGGCGCTGTTCGACATGCACACGTCCGAGGCGTTCCTATCGAAGGCGCCCGGGATCCATCGCGCTGCCAGCATGCCGGTCGCGTCGGGACGCCCGCTGAGCCGGGGAAGCGTCGAACTCCTAAACCGGCCCGTCAGCACGATTTCCGAACCCGAGATGGCGCCGCGAAAACCGCTCGTACCTTCCTCCGAACCCGAACTCAAGACAAAAACCTACAAGAAGACGAACGAGCCGCAGACGTTTGCGACGGACTCGTTACAAGACGTGCGTAAGATCGTGATTAAGAAGCCGGCGAGCAGTAAGGAGGGGATGGGGTTCAGCATCCGCGGCGGCTGGGAGCACGGCGTGGGGATCTACGTGTCCTGCGTCGACCCCGACAGCCTCTCAGAGAAGGAGGGGCTCTTTGTCGGAGACCAGATCTTAAGAGTCAACGACTTGAACTTTGAGAAGATGACTCACGAGGAAGCTGCCAAG ATTTTCCGTGTGGGGCGTAAGTTTGTGTTGCTGGTGCGGCAGGTTGGCAGAATACCCAAGTCCTACGTGGCCAGCCAGACCTACACGTGGGTCGACCCTCAGGGACGCAGCATCTCCCCCCCGCCAGAAATGGACCTGTCCGGGAAGAACCCGCAGGACTCCGTGGGGCGGCGCAGCGGCATGAACCTGCTGAAGGACTCCGACGAGAGGAAG GTGAACCTGGTTGTCGGGGAGGGGAGCTCGCTCGGCCTGATGATCCGCGGAGGGAAGGAGTTTGACCTTGGGATCTACATCACAGGGGTCGACCCCTACTCCGTAGCAGAGGAAGCAGGACTTAAG GTGGGAGACCAGATCCTTGACGTGAACAGCGTGAACTTCCTCAGCATCTCGCACGACGAGGCCGTGCGCATCCTGAAGACGTCGAAGCACATGATGATGACCATCAAGGACGTGGGCCGCCTCCCGTACGCACGCACGACCTACGACCGCACCCAGTGGCTCATGGGAGACCAGCTGTCACAGCACCAGGTCGCCGTCTTCAAGGACAA CAGCTCGGCAGCCAACAGTACCCTGCCCAGACGGAGGAAGGACACAGAG AGCAAAAATCGTATGTGGGAGCAGCTTAGAACGTCCGTAATCGGCCTGTTCTCTAAACCCAAGCGAGCGCCGATAGCCGGAGCGCCCGTTGCCGCTAGCGATGACCAGTCTGTGCGTAGTAAGGACACAGACGACGAACAG AGTTCTGTGTTCTCAAGGGGCATGGCGCCGGGGTCGCAGGTCATGCTGGCGAGCTCGTCCACGAGCGTGAGCCACGCCCGCCGCATGATCGAGGAACAGGCGCGCCAGCTGCTCTCCGACAATGAGAGGGGCACCATGGGATACTACCTGAACGAGTACGAGCGAGGCAATATTGACGTGGACGCCTTGGTGATGGCACTGTTCGAGCTGCTCGACACACACTCTAAG TTCTCGCTGCTGTCGGAGGTCCGGGCCGTGGTCGCGCCGCGGGACATCGACAGATTTGACACGCTGGTCCTCAAGCAAGAGGTCGAGTCCATGAAGGGCGGCCGACCCTCCGACTCGGGGTTCTCTCCCGACCGGCAGTCCGAAAACTCGCTCAGCagtaccatctccagtaccaACAGTGTTCGCACCTCcagctctgctaga CTAAAGCACGATGCTGAGGGCTCCGTGGAGGTGCTGATCGGCCACATCAACGACGACACCCAGGGCCTGCCGGACTTCAACCTG GATGACTACTTGGATGAGTCCGTTGGCCCGGAGATCTCCATGGAGATCCCCACCCCTGAGGAGTTCGAGCcgccgccgcccccctcccacgcccccccTCCCCGGCCGGACGGGAAGCAGAAGGTTCAGGCAGAGGTGCACTTCAACGGGGCAGGAGCGaacaag agtGCGTTGAAGCCAGGGAAGGACCTGGGACAGCAGTCCAGTGTCAGTGAGGACAGCGGGGTGGACTTGACGCTCAACAGTAACAACGGCAGCAAAGAGAG TGTGACCATATCGCCTAACCCCGTCACCATCAGGGAGGTTCATGAACACGCATACGACAGCGGAGACGACTCCACGCTCCGCGAAACCTCATTCCAGACCGCTAACGAAACTCCCGACTCCTCCTTCCACTCTGCCGCCGTGGAAACCCCACCAAGACTGACCAATGGGAGGGAGGCGCCAGACACTGCGCCCAAATTTGGCAGGGCGCCTGCGCAGATGACCAATGGGCTGCAAGAAGAAGACGTCAATCAAAGAAGACCGGAGGACGACAGACACAACGACCTGCCAGACAGGGACAGAGGGCAGGGGTCACCCACCCAGTGGAACGAGAGGgacagaggtcagaggtcgtcaCCCCCGGTTAAGCCCCAGCAGCCCCCACCGCCGCCGCCGAGAATGGACATGGTTAACGGCACAGGAACGCCGAGGGGAGACAGTCCCGCAGAATCCATG GTCTCCAGCCCCAGTGTGAACCACCCCTACCTAGTCACAGTGCCAAAAGTCGCCCCGACGCTGGGCATAGCGATAGAGGGCGGGGCCAACACCCGGCAACCGCTGCCCAGAATCATCACTATACAG CCTGGCGGCTcagctgaccaatcaggggcccTGCAGGTAGGTCATGTGATCCTGGAGGTTGACGGCAAGTCTCTACAAGGTCTGGAGCACAAGGACGCGGCGCGAGCCATCGCACAGGCCTTCCGAACTCCCGCCAAAGACTATGTGCAGTTCCTGGTCATGCTGCAGGACAAGTCATAG
- the LOC136441312 gene encoding whirlin-like isoform X1: protein MAAKRSDPMMHVETRSLGRRSLSSNVRRLHDHLNVSLDDPERQEFVQALNDYHYKRNVYDLVYNLRILLDTPEKRQLFSLLRKVIPKSDQALFDMHTSEAFLSKAPGIHRAASMPVASGRPLSRGSVELLNRPVSTISEPEMAPRKPLVPSSEPELKTKTYKKTNEPQTFATDSLQDVRKIVIKKPASSKEGMGFSIRGGWEHGVGIYVSCVDPDSLSEKEGLFVGDQILRVNDLNFEKMTHEEAAKIFRVGRKFVLLVRQVGRIPKSYVASQTYTWVDPQGRSISPPPEMDLSGKNPQDSVGRRSGMNLLKDSDERKVNLVVGEGSSLGLMIRGGKEFDLGIYITGVDPYSVAEEAGLKVGDQILDVNSVNFLSISHDEAVRILKTSKHMMMTIKDVGRLPYARTTYDRTQWLMGDQLSQHQVAVFKDNSSAANSTLPRRRKDTESKNRMWEQLRTSVIGLFSKPKRAPIAGAPVAASDDQSVRSKDTDDEQSSVFSRGMAPGSQVMLASSSTSVSHARRMIEEQARQLLSDNERGTMGYYLNEYERGNIDVDALVMALFELLDTHSKFSLLSEVRAVVAPRDIDRFDTLVLKQEVESMKGGRPSDSGFSPDRQSENSLSSTISSTNSVRTSSSARESLNEAGSRPITPPQVPNELPPNVKLKHDAEGSVEVLIGHINDDTQGLPDFNLDDYLDESVGPEISMEIPTPEEFEPPPPPSHAPPPRPDGKQKVQAEVHFNGAGANKSALKPGKDLGQQSSVSEDSGVDLTLNSNNGSKESVTISPNPVTIREVHEHAYDSGDDSTLRETSFQTANETPDSSFHSAAVETPPRLTNGREAPDTAPKFGRAPAQMTNGLQEEDVNQRRPEDDRHNDLPDRDRGQGSPTQWNERDRGQRSSPPVKPQQPPPPPPRMDMVNGTGTPRGDSPAESMVSSPSVNHPYLVTVPKVAPTLGIAIEGGANTRQPLPRIITIQPGGSADQSGALQVGHVILEVDGKSLQGLEHKDAARAIAQAFRTPAKDYVQFLVMLQDKS, encoded by the exons atggcggccaagcGGAGTGATCCCATGATGCACGTGGAGACGCGCAGCCTGGGTCGTAGGTCGTTGTCGAGTAACGTGCGTCGTCTCCACGACCACCTGAACGTTTCGCTGGACGATCCCGAACGCCAGGAGTTCGTGCAGGCGTTGAACGATTACCACTACAAGCGGAACGTTTACGACCTTGTTTATAACCTCCGCATTCTGCTCGACACGCCCGAGAAGCGACAGCTCTTCTCGCTGCTGCGGAAGGTGATTCCGAAGTCCGACCAGGCGCTGTTCGACATGCACACGTCCGAGGCGTTCCTATCGAAGGCGCCCGGGATCCATCGCGCTGCCAGCATGCCGGTCGCGTCGGGACGCCCGCTGAGCCGGGGAAGCGTCGAACTCCTAAACCGGCCCGTCAGCACGATTTCCGAACCCGAGATGGCGCCGCGAAAACCGCTCGTACCTTCCTCCGAACCCGAACTCAAGACAAAAACCTACAAGAAGACGAACGAGCCGCAGACGTTTGCGACGGACTCGTTACAAGACGTGCGTAAGATCGTGATTAAGAAGCCGGCGAGCAGTAAGGAGGGGATGGGGTTCAGCATCCGCGGCGGCTGGGAGCACGGCGTGGGGATCTACGTGTCCTGCGTCGACCCCGACAGCCTCTCAGAGAAGGAGGGGCTCTTTGTCGGAGACCAGATCTTAAGAGTCAACGACTTGAACTTTGAGAAGATGACTCACGAGGAAGCTGCCAAG ATTTTCCGTGTGGGGCGTAAGTTTGTGTTGCTGGTGCGGCAGGTTGGCAGAATACCCAAGTCCTACGTGGCCAGCCAGACCTACACGTGGGTCGACCCTCAGGGACGCAGCATCTCCCCCCCGCCAGAAATGGACCTGTCCGGGAAGAACCCGCAGGACTCCGTGGGGCGGCGCAGCGGCATGAACCTGCTGAAGGACTCCGACGAGAGGAAG GTGAACCTGGTTGTCGGGGAGGGGAGCTCGCTCGGCCTGATGATCCGCGGAGGGAAGGAGTTTGACCTTGGGATCTACATCACAGGGGTCGACCCCTACTCCGTAGCAGAGGAAGCAGGACTTAAG GTGGGAGACCAGATCCTTGACGTGAACAGCGTGAACTTCCTCAGCATCTCGCACGACGAGGCCGTGCGCATCCTGAAGACGTCGAAGCACATGATGATGACCATCAAGGACGTGGGCCGCCTCCCGTACGCACGCACGACCTACGACCGCACCCAGTGGCTCATGGGAGACCAGCTGTCACAGCACCAGGTCGCCGTCTTCAAGGACAA CAGCTCGGCAGCCAACAGTACCCTGCCCAGACGGAGGAAGGACACAGAG AGCAAAAATCGTATGTGGGAGCAGCTTAGAACGTCCGTAATCGGCCTGTTCTCTAAACCCAAGCGAGCGCCGATAGCCGGAGCGCCCGTTGCCGCTAGCGATGACCAGTCTGTGCGTAGTAAGGACACAGACGACGAACAG AGTTCTGTGTTCTCAAGGGGCATGGCGCCGGGGTCGCAGGTCATGCTGGCGAGCTCGTCCACGAGCGTGAGCCACGCCCGCCGCATGATCGAGGAACAGGCGCGCCAGCTGCTCTCCGACAATGAGAGGGGCACCATGGGATACTACCTGAACGAGTACGAGCGAGGCAATATTGACGTGGACGCCTTGGTGATGGCACTGTTCGAGCTGCTCGACACACACTCTAAG TTCTCGCTGCTGTCGGAGGTCCGGGCCGTGGTCGCGCCGCGGGACATCGACAGATTTGACACGCTGGTCCTCAAGCAAGAGGTCGAGTCCATGAAGGGCGGCCGACCCTCCGACTCGGGGTTCTCTCCCGACCGGCAGTCCGAAAACTCGCTCAGCagtaccatctccagtaccaACAGTGTTCGCACCTCcagctctgctaga GAGTCTTTGAACGAGGCAGGGTCACGACCTATCACCCCTCCTCAGGTCCCTAATGAACTCCCACCTAATGTCAAG CTAAAGCACGATGCTGAGGGCTCCGTGGAGGTGCTGATCGGCCACATCAACGACGACACCCAGGGCCTGCCGGACTTCAACCTG GATGACTACTTGGATGAGTCCGTTGGCCCGGAGATCTCCATGGAGATCCCCACCCCTGAGGAGTTCGAGCcgccgccgcccccctcccacgcccccccTCCCCGGCCGGACGGGAAGCAGAAGGTTCAGGCAGAGGTGCACTTCAACGGGGCAGGAGCGaacaag agtGCGTTGAAGCCAGGGAAGGACCTGGGACAGCAGTCCAGTGTCAGTGAGGACAGCGGGGTGGACTTGACGCTCAACAGTAACAACGGCAGCAAAGAGAG TGTGACCATATCGCCTAACCCCGTCACCATCAGGGAGGTTCATGAACACGCATACGACAGCGGAGACGACTCCACGCTCCGCGAAACCTCATTCCAGACCGCTAACGAAACTCCCGACTCCTCCTTCCACTCTGCCGCCGTGGAAACCCCACCAAGACTGACCAATGGGAGGGAGGCGCCAGACACTGCGCCCAAATTTGGCAGGGCGCCTGCGCAGATGACCAATGGGCTGCAAGAAGAAGACGTCAATCAAAGAAGACCGGAGGACGACAGACACAACGACCTGCCAGACAGGGACAGAGGGCAGGGGTCACCCACCCAGTGGAACGAGAGGgacagaggtcagaggtcgtcaCCCCCGGTTAAGCCCCAGCAGCCCCCACCGCCGCCGCCGAGAATGGACATGGTTAACGGCACAGGAACGCCGAGGGGAGACAGTCCCGCAGAATCCATG GTCTCCAGCCCCAGTGTGAACCACCCCTACCTAGTCACAGTGCCAAAAGTCGCCCCGACGCTGGGCATAGCGATAGAGGGCGGGGCCAACACCCGGCAACCGCTGCCCAGAATCATCACTATACAG CCTGGCGGCTcagctgaccaatcaggggcccTGCAGGTAGGTCATGTGATCCTGGAGGTTGACGGCAAGTCTCTACAAGGTCTGGAGCACAAGGACGCGGCGCGAGCCATCGCACAGGCCTTCCGAACTCCCGCCAAAGACTATGTGCAGTTCCTGGTCATGCTGCAGGACAAGTCATAG
- the LOC136441312 gene encoding whirlin-like isoform X5: MAAKRSDPMMHVETRSLGRRSLSSNVRRLHDHLNVSLDDPERQEFVQALNDYHYKRNVYDLVYNLRILLDTPEKRQLFSLLRKVIPKSDQALFDMHTSEAFLSKAPGIHRAASMPVASGRPLSRGSVELLNRPVSTISEPEMAPRKPLVPSSEPELKTKTYKKTNEPQTFATDSLQDVRKIVIKKPASSKEGMGFSIRGGWEHGVGIYVSCVDPDSLSEKEGLFVGDQILRVNDLNFEKMTHEEAAKIFRVGRKFVLLVRQVGRIPKSYVASQTYTWVDPQGRSISPPPEMDLSGKNPQDSVGRRSGMNLLKDSDERKVNLVVGEGSSLGLMIRGGKEFDLGIYITGVDPYSVAEEAGLKVGDQILDVNSVNFLSISHDEAVRILKTSKHMMMTIKDVGRLPYARTTYDRTQWLMGDQLSQHQVAVFKDNSSAANSTLPRRRKDTESSVFSRGMAPGSQVMLASSSTSVSHARRMIEEQARQLLSDNERGTMGYYLNEYERGNIDVDALVMALFELLDTHSKFSLLSEVRAVVAPRDIDRFDTLVLKQEVESMKGGRPSDSGFSPDRQSENSLSSTISSTNSVRTSSSARESLNEAGSRPITPPQVPNELPPNVKLKHDAEGSVEVLIGHINDDTQGLPDFNLDDYLDESVGPEISMEIPTPEEFEPPPPPSHAPPPRPDGKQKVQAEVHFNGAGANKSALKPGKDLGQQSSVSEDSGVDLTLNSNNGSKESVTISPNPVTIREVHEHAYDSGDDSTLRETSFQTANETPDSSFHSAAVETPPRLTNGREAPDTAPKFGRAPAQMTNGLQEEDVNQRRPEDDRHNDLPDRDRGQGSPTQWNERDRGQRSSPPVKPQQPPPPPPRMDMVNGTGTPRGDSPAESMVSSPSVNHPYLVTVPKVAPTLGIAIEGGANTRQPLPRIITIQPGGSADQSGALQVGHVILEVDGKSLQGLEHKDAARAIAQAFRTPAKDYVQFLVMLQDKS; this comes from the exons atggcggccaagcGGAGTGATCCCATGATGCACGTGGAGACGCGCAGCCTGGGTCGTAGGTCGTTGTCGAGTAACGTGCGTCGTCTCCACGACCACCTGAACGTTTCGCTGGACGATCCCGAACGCCAGGAGTTCGTGCAGGCGTTGAACGATTACCACTACAAGCGGAACGTTTACGACCTTGTTTATAACCTCCGCATTCTGCTCGACACGCCCGAGAAGCGACAGCTCTTCTCGCTGCTGCGGAAGGTGATTCCGAAGTCCGACCAGGCGCTGTTCGACATGCACACGTCCGAGGCGTTCCTATCGAAGGCGCCCGGGATCCATCGCGCTGCCAGCATGCCGGTCGCGTCGGGACGCCCGCTGAGCCGGGGAAGCGTCGAACTCCTAAACCGGCCCGTCAGCACGATTTCCGAACCCGAGATGGCGCCGCGAAAACCGCTCGTACCTTCCTCCGAACCCGAACTCAAGACAAAAACCTACAAGAAGACGAACGAGCCGCAGACGTTTGCGACGGACTCGTTACAAGACGTGCGTAAGATCGTGATTAAGAAGCCGGCGAGCAGTAAGGAGGGGATGGGGTTCAGCATCCGCGGCGGCTGGGAGCACGGCGTGGGGATCTACGTGTCCTGCGTCGACCCCGACAGCCTCTCAGAGAAGGAGGGGCTCTTTGTCGGAGACCAGATCTTAAGAGTCAACGACTTGAACTTTGAGAAGATGACTCACGAGGAAGCTGCCAAG ATTTTCCGTGTGGGGCGTAAGTTTGTGTTGCTGGTGCGGCAGGTTGGCAGAATACCCAAGTCCTACGTGGCCAGCCAGACCTACACGTGGGTCGACCCTCAGGGACGCAGCATCTCCCCCCCGCCAGAAATGGACCTGTCCGGGAAGAACCCGCAGGACTCCGTGGGGCGGCGCAGCGGCATGAACCTGCTGAAGGACTCCGACGAGAGGAAG GTGAACCTGGTTGTCGGGGAGGGGAGCTCGCTCGGCCTGATGATCCGCGGAGGGAAGGAGTTTGACCTTGGGATCTACATCACAGGGGTCGACCCCTACTCCGTAGCAGAGGAAGCAGGACTTAAG GTGGGAGACCAGATCCTTGACGTGAACAGCGTGAACTTCCTCAGCATCTCGCACGACGAGGCCGTGCGCATCCTGAAGACGTCGAAGCACATGATGATGACCATCAAGGACGTGGGCCGCCTCCCGTACGCACGCACGACCTACGACCGCACCCAGTGGCTCATGGGAGACCAGCTGTCACAGCACCAGGTCGCCGTCTTCAAGGACAA CAGCTCGGCAGCCAACAGTACCCTGCCCAGACGGAGGAAGGACACAGAG AGTTCTGTGTTCTCAAGGGGCATGGCGCCGGGGTCGCAGGTCATGCTGGCGAGCTCGTCCACGAGCGTGAGCCACGCCCGCCGCATGATCGAGGAACAGGCGCGCCAGCTGCTCTCCGACAATGAGAGGGGCACCATGGGATACTACCTGAACGAGTACGAGCGAGGCAATATTGACGTGGACGCCTTGGTGATGGCACTGTTCGAGCTGCTCGACACACACTCTAAG TTCTCGCTGCTGTCGGAGGTCCGGGCCGTGGTCGCGCCGCGGGACATCGACAGATTTGACACGCTGGTCCTCAAGCAAGAGGTCGAGTCCATGAAGGGCGGCCGACCCTCCGACTCGGGGTTCTCTCCCGACCGGCAGTCCGAAAACTCGCTCAGCagtaccatctccagtaccaACAGTGTTCGCACCTCcagctctgctaga GAGTCTTTGAACGAGGCAGGGTCACGACCTATCACCCCTCCTCAGGTCCCTAATGAACTCCCACCTAATGTCAAG CTAAAGCACGATGCTGAGGGCTCCGTGGAGGTGCTGATCGGCCACATCAACGACGACACCCAGGGCCTGCCGGACTTCAACCTG GATGACTACTTGGATGAGTCCGTTGGCCCGGAGATCTCCATGGAGATCCCCACCCCTGAGGAGTTCGAGCcgccgccgcccccctcccacgcccccccTCCCCGGCCGGACGGGAAGCAGAAGGTTCAGGCAGAGGTGCACTTCAACGGGGCAGGAGCGaacaag agtGCGTTGAAGCCAGGGAAGGACCTGGGACAGCAGTCCAGTGTCAGTGAGGACAGCGGGGTGGACTTGACGCTCAACAGTAACAACGGCAGCAAAGAGAG TGTGACCATATCGCCTAACCCCGTCACCATCAGGGAGGTTCATGAACACGCATACGACAGCGGAGACGACTCCACGCTCCGCGAAACCTCATTCCAGACCGCTAACGAAACTCCCGACTCCTCCTTCCACTCTGCCGCCGTGGAAACCCCACCAAGACTGACCAATGGGAGGGAGGCGCCAGACACTGCGCCCAAATTTGGCAGGGCGCCTGCGCAGATGACCAATGGGCTGCAAGAAGAAGACGTCAATCAAAGAAGACCGGAGGACGACAGACACAACGACCTGCCAGACAGGGACAGAGGGCAGGGGTCACCCACCCAGTGGAACGAGAGGgacagaggtcagaggtcgtcaCCCCCGGTTAAGCCCCAGCAGCCCCCACCGCCGCCGCCGAGAATGGACATGGTTAACGGCACAGGAACGCCGAGGGGAGACAGTCCCGCAGAATCCATG GTCTCCAGCCCCAGTGTGAACCACCCCTACCTAGTCACAGTGCCAAAAGTCGCCCCGACGCTGGGCATAGCGATAGAGGGCGGGGCCAACACCCGGCAACCGCTGCCCAGAATCATCACTATACAG CCTGGCGGCTcagctgaccaatcaggggcccTGCAGGTAGGTCATGTGATCCTGGAGGTTGACGGCAAGTCTCTACAAGGTCTGGAGCACAAGGACGCGGCGCGAGCCATCGCACAGGCCTTCCGAACTCCCGCCAAAGACTATGTGCAGTTCCTGGTCATGCTGCAGGACAAGTCATAG